A segment of the Nasonia vitripennis strain AsymCx chromosome 2, Nvit_psr_1.1, whole genome shotgun sequence genome:
GAAAGTTGTCAATGTAAAACAGATTTATCCGTGTACACCCAGTTTTTATCGTTCGAATTTTGATAGCCGATTGTTCAATATACACAATGACTTACTTGAGTTCGTGGGAAGAGTTCGAGAAATGCGCAGAAAGGTTATATTTGCAAGATCCAATGAAGGTAAATACTGCAGAGCTCAACAGCTTTCGTTCTCCAAAGTTAAAtgaatttgttatattttcCGTATTTTCATCTAGGCGAGATATACGATGAAATACTGCCATCAGAAGGGCGTTTTGTGCTTGAAGTTTACGGACGATCGAACGGTAAGAATTAATTTGATATTCTCCTAACCTCTTTTTCTGTAAACACCTTCAGAAATGCTCCATCACTTTCAATATGTTACTAAACAccattcattttttttgtattactACCTTCTTTATGAGACATAAACTTCATTTTGATGTAGACCAGATCTCCACAGTCAGCGgcttaaactttaaaaaatagttattaCAAATCATTGCTGATGCCgtagtttatttattatagaGAGATAGAATCATGTATGAACCACAGCTAATTATGATTATCTTTTGTTCTAGTGCCTACAATACAAGACTGAAATTGCTCAAGATgtgaaaaaaatggaaaagtttATAAAGAATTTAATGCGACATATGGCATCAAAGGACAACTAGAGCAATAATGTTTATTACTAGGACTTTACGATAACCAACTTTTTGTGCAatgaaaagttgtattttgtGGTACAGCCTTTTACAGTCAATCAAGGTGTAAAATTTACACTTTGCAAAGGCATATACTTAATCTGTGCATTTGAATAATCGCACTGGGAATTTTTCACAACTCAGTTTGGTCGGCTCTAGCATTGTTGAAACAATGTTAAAAACACATAAGATAATGAACATTCTCTTTTgtaattattgaattataaaatattttaataactatTGCTATTTAAGAAAAACCACCTGCAGTTCTTTTATTGTCATGTAAGTTTTACCTATACTTTACTTCTATCTGCTTCTATTTGCTTACTATCTGATTTTGTATCTTTTATAAGTGATTGACTGTTTGTTAAAGTTGTACTTAGATGCATAGTCAGAAAGTAAATGTTATTAAATGATCTCATTATATGTTACAAAGCAAAGTTTTCAATTTGTCCTTGATCTTCATTTTCAAATAGAGCATCTCAGTGCAGTATAACTATTAAATCTCGTTGAatcatcgtaaaataataaaacaattttttgtgagggtatgatttttttatttaatcgagGTGTAAAAATGTTCACTTCGAAAAGGAATATACAATATGTGCAGTTGAGATCCATCATAGCAGAAACGTATCGTCCTCTGTGGTTTACTTTGGTCTGGTCCGACGTCTTCTGGTCAACGTACTGCAACAGAAATCATATCGTTAACGTTGAATATTCGTTGGATtttacaaaacaatttttgtgCCAGATATCAAACACTTTAGTATCAACAGTTAGTCAGGTAAAGGCGAATTTCTACTTTACCAACCTCAGTCGATAACGGACATAATCTCTCCGAGGATTAAGATTTTCATAATTCCTCTCATAGGAAGCAACGCAGGGTACATATAAAAACTTTCATTTCTCTCATTCAAATTGACCAACAGTTTAATGAGTTCTACCGTTATAGATATTTACAAAAACTGactttttttcatatagaCAATCTCATTTTTTGACACAGACTTTCGCgcgtttttacaaaaatacttaCGATATAATGGGCTGAAGAACAGCATCCAGAGTCGCGTCAGCATGTTGAGGATAACTCTGCTTGGAAGAATCGGAAGGAAGCTTATAATATCCGTCTTCGTCTAATTGCCTTTGTGTCTACGAGTCAGAGAAAATGAAGAATTttacttaaaaacaaattgaatttcCCAGATCGTCGCTTCGaacgaaagaagaagaagagatgATGAGATGATAGTCGATTGAAGCTCGAGAAGCCaagatgaaaaatgaaagagaTGAGCATCAGAGCATAATACAGAGATATAAGAGAAAGAAAGCGTACGGCGCGTGTTTGCTTGGTACTGTCGGCGGAGCTGGAGCAGCAGCTGGAAAAGTCCTGTGTGGTGCTCTCCCCGAGGCCGCTGTCGCCTGCGCTGCTGCCGATCGGTATCCGGCAGGCGCTGCCGGTCCTGATCATTCCAagggacgacgaggaggaggactCCTTCCTCGACGAGGAGTACATCATCTCGTGCCTGCTGTTGTGAGTTATCGGCTCGACGCGGCTGGTTGCGCGTGTCATCACCGAGAAGCTGTTCGCCGTGCTCTCGTGGCACTGATAGACAGTCCTGCGGTCTCTCTTCACCGAGAATCCGACAGCTCTGAAACGTTCCAACAGTTCCTCCTCTCACTACAACCATTCGTCTTCTATGCCTTCTCGCGCTCTCTAAGCTATATGGGCTATACATGACTACGTGCTATCTCCGAGATACCGTACAGTGAGACTCCACTAATGTTCGGAGATGcctcgttgtttttttttttttttttttatgtatccGCGCGTTGCGTCTCCGAGTACATGCTCTGCTTTGAAAAGCATCAAGGGTACACCGCTAGGACATTGCTTCGTATTTAGGCTGTCGATTTACAGTGCTTCGCGGCGAACGGTTTAGCGTACTGCAAGTACCCCTCATGCTTTTCAATTGAATTTGACAATGAAAGGACAagacaacaacaataacattAATCACAATAGTTGGAAACTGTTCACACCAATTATATTATGAGCAGTAGAGTTATTAACACAGAGtcacaaaaaatttgaatctcCACAATAGAGCACAAATGAACTACTAAATAAAGTAAAGGTATATATTCAGAGACCATGGATTGTTATAccaaaaaatgaagaaaaaactttaaaaattaacaGCGGCCGAATTTCAAATTAACTTTACTTTATACTCGCAACAATACCCAATCCAGGATAGCCAATAatagacaaaaataaatacacaaGTGCGTTCTGCGCCTGTTATGGCTTTATCATCAAGTGGTTTATTTAGGGACTTGTGTAAAATGATTATACCATGCTTctcaaataaataaactgaAGAATCACATGCTTGAGACCAAAGTAATTATACATACATGCTCTTACACGTTTTTTCCATAAAATTgtgaataagtaaaaaaaaaagaaagtattaATCAAAAGTAACATTACAACTATAAAATATAAGGCATGCACGACGTATTCACGCTTATGTATTATATGGGTAAAATTCTTTCGAATGCTCgaaaatcgtgaaaattaACAACATCGATAGCACCATTCGTCAGCACTTTCTTTTCAAAGCTGTTTTCGAGCACAGATTCAAATCTTACTTACCACTTTGACGAGAACATCGCTATAACGAGGTAGCACCGCAAAAAGCATCATTGTCCAGTGTATAGCGACGTTCTCGCCAAACATCTAGAACACTCGCATAAATCACACGACAATGTTCGTAGCATATGCATATAAAAAATCTACCGACAcacaaacgaaaaaaaaagaacaaccGCGACAACACATCATTCCAAAGTGAAGCtcgaaatgagaaaaaattaaaaaaaattgagtaGATAGAATAGTATACCCGACGTCACTCTTTTGGgcaaatatatgtatataaatcaTTCGTGATAAGAAATAAGGGTATCAAACAATGACTACGGATCCCGTGTCATCCTCCACGTTGGAAGAGTGACTGTTTTGGAGCTTGCAGGCCGTCTTGAGATCATCGTACCTAGCCGCCGACGAAGCGGCGTCCACCGCCTCGTCCAGACGCAAGTTGCTCGCCTGCAGCACGccctgctgttgctgctgttgttgttgctgctgctgctgttgctgctgcatcGGCGCCGCGCTGTAAGCGGGTGGTAGCCCGTGCAACTGCTGCTGGTTCTGGTACTGAGGCGGCAACTGCTGGTAGTGGTGGTTCTGGTtgtgctgttgctgctgctgctggtgcatCTGaagctgttgttgttgttgctgttgttgctgctgctgctgttggtgAAGCTGTTGCTGCTGGCGGTGATGAGCCAACTGGGACTGAACGACCGTGTAGGCGAtctcgcgccgctgctgctcgctCATGCTCGACGTGTCGACTAGACTGAACTCCAAGTGCCTGGTGGTAAGGGATGAAACGGGATGAAACGCTTTTTATTGCTCGAATCGGTGGATTCGGGGAGGCACTTTGTATTAATTTACTGTACGAGCGAACTAATTTTTTTGCAGGGAGAAGTCTTGAATGGCTTTCTCGATTTGTACTACTTGCTCGCAAGTCAAACAACGAGATTTGGCGATCGGGGGAGGAGAACTTACTTTCTGAGTTCGTCCGGCAGGGGATGCTTCGAGGACGGACTTCTGTGTTTACTTCTGTGCCTCCTCCTCGGCTCGGTCGTACTTATCTGGATGGACCGGaagattttaatttagcgatcgtttttatttattttttacacagAGAAGACATCGAGTATGAAAGTGGATAAAAATGGATTAATATTGTTGCAAATCGGTATGTTACTCACAACGGCCCTTTGGATTATCTCGCCTTTCCGTCGCTGCGCCTCCCGCCACTGCGGCGCAGAGTCGACCATTTCGTGCCTACTGAAATTCGAAATAACGTAAgggcaagaaaaaaaaaattgtaaaagtaGATGATGAAAGAATTCTTTCATTGTAATACCTGGAGTGCCGCGAGCTTCTGTGTCTCCTGCGATGCTTCCTGTGCCCGGACTTCTGCGTGGAACCCCTCGAAAGCTGGGACTCGCAATCGGAATGCCGATTGTGCTTTCGATGACTCCTGCTGTGACTCCGCCGCCGGTGGCCCCGACTGTGACTGTCCCCGGAACTCTGACTCTCCACCGAGCTGCTCCTCCGGTTCAGTCGATTGAGGAGCTTTATATCGCCAAAGGATCGTCGTGAGAATCGAATCGACGACTCTTTCGAGGACAATGAAAAAGCAAGAAAAATCGAAGGATACTCACAGCCGGTGCAGTTCCGCAAGACCTGACGGACCTGGGACTGGAGGAGGTGTAGAGTCCCCTAGGCTGGCTCTGGGTCCAGGGCGCGCTCCTCGTGCTCCTGGGGCTGGGATTGTTGCGCGAGGCGACGCTGCCCCCGTGAGCCAGGCAGTTGGTACTCTGACCGATCGAGCCCTGAACCACCTGGTGGTTGTTCGAGCCCTCGATGAAGCCCGCCACCATCTCCTGGCCCTCGACGACCCTCCGCTGAGCCCGACGACTCGGCATCCGCTGGAAGCTCGGCTGGGCCATGCGTCTCACGCTGCTCGACTGTGGGCGCGATTGTAGTAGCCAATTAGCCGCATATGTCGGTAGAGATTTCCGCGGCGCACGCGATCTCGCGCTTACCTGTTGCTGCTTCTCATTGATGGCCGAGCCGGTGCCGCTGGTCATCGGCGGACTGTAGGAGCGGAAGCGCGAGTAGGGGCTGAGCGGCGGCGGGCCTGTGGCCATCAGCCGGAAGAAGGCCTGGTGGTCGATGCAGCAGCGGAAGAGGTGCCGGCAAGCGCCTCGCGACGGCGTCTCGAAGCCGTGCGTCCGGTCGGCCGAATTCTTCTCGCTCACCCGCAACATGAAGTACTTGCCCTATGGTCGGCATAAAAAAAGAGCAGCTCGGATTACGTCGCGCTTCTCGCAGCTCGCTTTGTGTCGACGTGCGCTGGTATCGGTTTCGCGTGCAGCGCGACCGAGCTTCCTTTGTCTCTTTTATGCATGCACGTTATCGAAGTGGGGAGAGGGGATGACTTTTGTTGTTCGTCGTTATACGTAACGAGGAAATTGGTCGCGTGTGCAATGAGAGACAATGCTGCGGGTTTTGATTTA
Coding sequences within it:
- the LOC100118051 gene encoding signal recognition particle 9 kDa protein, producing the protein MTYLSSWEEFEKCAERLYLQDPMKARYTMKYCHQKGVLCLKFTDDRTCLQYKTEIAQDVKKMEKFIKNLMRHMASKDN
- the LOC100120845 gene encoding band 4.1-like protein 4, giving the protein MVVDWLCPGLRPSGNRRPRLLHCKVILLDEHELLQDVLSSNLGQELLDRVFRHLNLLETAYFGLRYLDHENQTQWLDPSKKIGKQLKPKKGDLNPDAHTLYFCVKFYAADPCKLIEEITRYQFFLQVKQDILQGRLPVSFDLAAELGAYVVQSELGDYDPRRHSYGYVSEFRFLANQTSELEARIVELHKTLVGQLPSAAELNYLDKVKWLEMYGVDLHPVLGEDCVEYFLGLTPSGIILLRNKTKVGNYYWPRINKIYHKGKYFMLRVSEKNSADRTHGFETPSRGACRHLFRCCIDHQAFFRLMATGPPPLSPYSRFRSYSPPMTSGTGSAINEKQQQSSSVRRMAQPSFQRMPSRRAQRRVVEGQEMVAGFIEGSNNHQVVQGSIGQSTNCLAHGGSVASRNNPSPRSTRSAPWTQSQPRGLYTSSSPRSVRSCGTAPALLNRLNRRSSSVESQSSGDSHSRGHRRRSHSRSHRKHNRHSDCESQLSRGSTQKSGHRKHRRRHRSSRHSSRHEMVDSAPQWREAQRRKGEIIQRAVISTTEPRRRHRSKHRSPSSKHPLPDELRKHLEFSLVDTSSMSEQQRREIAYTVVQSQLAHHRQQQQLHQQQQQQQQQQQQQLQMHQQQQQQHNQNHHYQQLPPQYQNQQQLHGLPPAYSAAPMQQQQQQQQQQQQQQQGVLQASNLRLDEAVDAASSAARAVGFSVKRDRRTVYQCHESTANSFSVMTRATSRVEPITHNSRHEMMYSSSRKESSSSSSLGMIRTGSACRIPIGSSAGDSGLGESTTQDFSSCCSSSADSTKQTRATQRQLDEDGYYKLPSDSSKQSYPQHADATLDAVLQPIISTLTRRRRTRPK